The following proteins come from a genomic window of Clostridia bacterium:
- the nifE gene encoding nitrogenase iron-molybdenum cofactor biosynthesis protein NifE, which translates to MRSNPGVAILDERKASICCNSEKGGNIKCEADSVAGSVSQRACVYCGARVVLNPITDAFHIVHGPIGCASYTWDIRGSLSSGPETYRNSFSTDLRENDVIFGGEKKLAGAIDEIVEKFNAEYIFVYATCIVGVIGDDIESVCKAAEKKHSIRVIPVKSSGFAGNKSMGYKAACNALIQLMEYSHVDKPVQLENVKYRSGLPRARGINFLGDFNLAGEMWIITNYLKEIGIEVTAKITGDSRCKEIIKATGSSLNIVQCAGSMTYLAREMEARYGIPFIKVSFFGIEDTKNSLIRVAEAVKDPQTVQKARELIAQWEAEAHARLNPYKNRLKGKKAAIYVGGGFKAISLIKQFEDLGIETVMVGTQTGKKDEYEIIKSLSKPGTVILDDTNPAELERFIKEKGADILVGGVKERPLAYKLGIAFCDHNHERKHPLCGFEGAVNFAKEVDRTINSPVWELLNEA; encoded by the coding sequence GAAAAGCATCTATATGCTGTAATAGTGAAAAGGGAGGAAATATCAAGTGTGAAGCAGACAGTGTGGCAGGCTCTGTAAGCCAGCGCGCATGTGTATACTGCGGAGCAAGAGTTGTGCTCAATCCCATCACTGACGCTTTTCATATAGTTCATGGCCCTATCGGATGCGCAAGCTATACATGGGATATAAGAGGAAGTCTGTCAAGCGGGCCGGAAACCTATAGAAACAGCTTTTCAACAGACCTCAGGGAGAATGATGTCATTTTTGGAGGAGAAAAAAAATTAGCTGGAGCAATAGATGAAATTGTTGAAAAGTTTAATGCAGAATACATTTTTGTATACGCTACATGTATTGTGGGTGTAATAGGGGATGACATTGAAAGTGTATGCAAGGCTGCGGAAAAGAAGCATTCCATAAGGGTCATTCCAGTGAAATCAAGTGGTTTTGCGGGCAATAAATCCATGGGCTACAAGGCAGCTTGCAATGCGCTGATACAACTTATGGAGTATTCGCACGTTGATAAGCCGGTACAGCTTGAAAATGTAAAGTATAGGAGTGGTTTACCACGGGCTAGGGGTATTAATTTTCTCGGCGATTTTAATCTGGCCGGAGAAATGTGGATCATAACAAACTACCTGAAAGAGATTGGAATTGAAGTTACAGCTAAAATTACAGGGGACTCAAGATGCAAAGAAATTATTAAAGCAACCGGTTCGTCATTAAATATAGTACAGTGTGCAGGGTCAATGACGTATCTTGCCAGGGAGATGGAGGCAAGGTACGGCATACCCTTTATCAAGGTAAGTTTTTTTGGTATTGAAGATACAAAAAATTCGCTGATAAGGGTTGCAGAAGCAGTTAAAGACCCGCAAACTGTACAAAAAGCCAGGGAGCTTATAGCGCAATGGGAGGCAGAAGCACATGCCCGGCTAAATCCGTACAAAAACAGGCTAAAAGGTAAAAAAGCGGCTATATATGTGGGTGGAGGGTTTAAAGCAATATCTCTAATAAAACAGTTTGAGGATTTGGGAATTGAGACAGTTATGGTTGGAACACAAACAGGAAAAAAGGATGAATACGAAATAATTAAAAGCTTGTCAAAGCCTGGAACTGTAATACTGGATGATACAAACCCGGCAGAGCTTGAGAGGTTTATAAAAGAAAAAGGCGCTGACATTCTGGTTGGCGGTGTCAAGGAAAGGCCTCTGGCTTACAAGCTCGGGATTGCATTTTGTGACCATAACCATGAAAGAAAACATCCCCTATGCGGATTTGAAGGTGCGGTCAATTTTGCAAAAGAAGTTGATCGGACTATAAACAGCCCGGTATGGGAACTGTTGAATGAAGCATAA